In a genomic window of Cyprinus carpio isolate SPL01 chromosome A10, ASM1834038v1, whole genome shotgun sequence:
- the LOC122146372 gene encoding glycine-rich protein DOT1-like isoform X48, producing MSARVYFLLIAVLLCLFGYLSISHAIQRQTTVKLGQCPLPEMIPPCAASCFRDGQCPATQKCCPTTSGFACSEPCGQGRGQSSCHGGGRGQGEGHGSGQGGGRGQGGGRGQGEGHGSGQGGGRGQGEGHGSGQGEGHGSGQGGGRGQGGGRGQGEGHGSGQGEGHGSGQGGGRGQGEGHGSGQGGGRGQGGGRGQGEGHGSGQGEGHGSGQGGGRGQGGGRGQGEGHGSGQGGGRGQGEGHGSGQGEGHGSGQGGGRGQGEGHGSGQGGGRGQGEGHGSGQGQGGGCGPGRGQGSSQESGQGTGWGCGQGQSCGQGNVILA from the exons ATGAGTGCTCGAGTGTATTTCTTGTTGATTGCTGTTTTATTGTGTCTGTTTGGATACTTGAGCATAAGTCACGCTATTCAAAGACAAACCACAG TGAAGCTGGGTCAATGTCCCCTACCAGAGATGATTCCACCGTGTGCTGCAAGCTGTTTCCGTGATGGCCAGTGTCCTGCCACACAGAAATGTTGCCCAACCACCAGTGGCTTTGCATGCAGTGAACCATGTGGTCAGGGAAGAGGTCAGTCAAGTTGTCATGGAGGTGGTCGCGGCCAGGGTGAAG GTCATGGAAGCGGCCAGGGTGGTGGCCGGGGCCAAGGTGGCGGCCGGGGCCAGGGTGAAG GTCATGGAAGCGGTCAGGGTGGCGGCCGGGGCCAGGGTGAAGGTCATGGAAGCGGCCAGGGTGAAGGTCATGGAAGCGGCCAGGGTGGTGGCCGGGGCCAAGGTGGCGGCCGGGGCCAGGGTGAAGGTCATGGAAGCGGCCAGGGTGAAGGTCATGGAAGCGGTCAGGGTGGCGGCCGGGGCCAGGGTGAAGGTCATGGAAGCGGTCAGGGTGGTGGCCGGGGCCAAGGTGGCGGCCGGGGCCAGGGTGAAGGCCATGGAAGCGGCCAGGGTGAAGGTCATGGAAGCGGCCAGGGTGGTGGCCGGGGCCAAGGTGGCGGCCGGGGCCAGGGTGAAGGTCATGGAAGCGGTCAGGGTGGCGGCCGGGGCCAGGGTGAAGGTCATGGAAGCGGCCAGGGTGAAG GTCATGGAAGCGGCCAGGGTGGTGGCCGGGGCCAGGGTGAAGGCCATGGAAGCGGCCAGGGTGGTGGCCGGGGCCAGGGTGAAGGTCATGGAAGCGGCCAGGGTCAGGGTGGCGGCTGTGGTCCGGGTAGAGGCCAAGGCAGCAGCCAGGAAAGTGGTCAGGGAACTGGTTGGGGATGTGGTCAAGGTCAGAGTTGTGGTCAAGGAAATGTTATTTTGGCTTAA
- the LOC122146372 gene encoding glycine-rich protein DOT1-like isoform X39: protein MSARVYFLLIAVLLCLFGYLSISHAIQRQTTVKLGQCPLPEMIPPCAASCFRDGQCPATQKCCPTTSGFACSEPCGQGRGQSSCHGGGRGQGEGHGSGQGGGRGQGEGHGSGQGEGHGSGQGGGRGQGGGRGQGEGHGSGQGGGRGQGGGRGQGEGHGSGQGEGHGSGQGGGRGQGEGHGSGQGEGHGSGQGGGRGQGGGRGQGEGHGSGQGGGRGQGEGHGSGQGGGRGQGEGHGSGQGGGRGQGEGHGSGQGEGHGSGQGGGRGQGEGHGSGQGGGRGQGEGHGSGQGQGGGCGPGRGQGSSQESGQGTGWGCGQGQSCGQGNVILA from the exons ATGAGTGCTCGAGTGTATTTCTTGTTGATTGCTGTTTTATTGTGTCTGTTTGGATACTTGAGCATAAGTCACGCTATTCAAAGACAAACCACAG TGAAGCTGGGTCAATGTCCCCTACCAGAGATGATTCCACCGTGTGCTGCAAGCTGTTTCCGTGATGGCCAGTGTCCTGCCACACAGAAATGTTGCCCAACCACCAGTGGCTTTGCATGCAGTGAACCATGTGGTCAGGGAAGAGGTCAGTCAAGTTGTCATGGAGGTGGTCGCGGCCAGGGTGAAGGTCATGGAAGCGGCCAGGGTGGCGGCCGGGGCCAGGGTGAAGGTCATGGAAGCGGCCAGGGTGAAGGTCATGGAAGCGGCCAGGGTGGTGGCCGGGGCCAAGGTGGCGGCCGGGGCCAGGGTGAAGGTCATGGAAGCGGCCAGGGTGGTGGCCGGGGCCAAGGTGGCGGCCGGGGCCAGGGTGAAGGTCATGGAAGCGGCCAGGGTGAAGGTCATGGAAGCGGTCAGGGTGGCGGCCGGGGCCAGGGTGAAGGTCATGGAAGCGGCCAGGGTGAAGGTCATGGAAGCGGCCAGGGTGGTGGCCGGGGCCAAGGTGGCGGCCGGGGCCAGGGTGAAGGTCATGGAAGCGGCCAGG GTGGCGGCCGGGGCCAGGGTGAAGGCCATGGAAGCGGCCAGG GTGGCGGCCGGGGCCAGGGTGAAGGTCATGGAAGCGGTCAGGGTGGCGGCCGGGGCCAGGGTGAAGGTCATGGAAGCGGCCAGGGTGAAG GTCATGGAAGCGGCCAGGGTGGTGGCCGGGGCCAGGGTGAAGGCCATGGAAGCGGCCAGGGTGGTGGCCGGGGCCAGGGTGAAGGTCATGGAAGCGGCCAGGGTCAGGGTGGCGGCTGTGGTCCGGGTAGAGGCCAAGGCAGCAGCCAGGAAAGTGGTCAGGGAACTGGTTGGGGATGTGGTCAAGGTCAGAGTTGTGGTCAAGGAAATGTTATTTTGGCTTAA
- the LOC122146372 gene encoding glycine-rich protein DOT1-like isoform X24, translated as MSARVYFLLIAVLLCLFGYLSISHAIQRQTTVKLGQCPLPEMIPPCAASCFRDGQCPATQKCCPTTSGFACSEPCGQGRGQSSCHGGGRGQGEGHGSGQGGGRGQGEGHGSGQGEGHGSGQGGGRGQGGGRGQGEGHGSGQGGGRGQGGGRGQGEGHGSGQGEGHGSGQGGGRGQGEGHGSGQGEGHGSGQGGGRGQGGGRGQGEGHGSGQGEGHGSGQGGGRGQGEGHGSGQGGGRGQGGGRGQGEGHGSGQGGGRGQGEGHGSGQGEGHGSGQGGGRGQGEGHGSGQGGGRGQGEGHGSGQGQGGGCGPGRGQGSSQESGQGTGWGCGQGQSCGQGNVILA; from the exons ATGAGTGCTCGAGTGTATTTCTTGTTGATTGCTGTTTTATTGTGTCTGTTTGGATACTTGAGCATAAGTCACGCTATTCAAAGACAAACCACAG TGAAGCTGGGTCAATGTCCCCTACCAGAGATGATTCCACCGTGTGCTGCAAGCTGTTTCCGTGATGGCCAGTGTCCTGCCACACAGAAATGTTGCCCAACCACCAGTGGCTTTGCATGCAGTGAACCATGTGGTCAGGGAAGAGGTCAGTCAAGTTGTCATGGAGGTGGTCGCGGCCAGGGTGAAGGTCATGGAAGCGGCCAGGGTGGCGGCCGGGGCCAGGGTGAAGGTCATGGAAGCGGCCAGGGTGAAGGTCATGGAAGCGGCCAGGGTGGTGGCCGGGGCCAAGGTGGCGGCCGGGGCCAGGGTGAAGGTCATGGAAGCGGCCAGGGTGGTGGCCGGGGCCAAGGTGGCGGCCGGGGCCAGGGTGAAGGTCATGGAAGCGGCCAGGGTGAAGGTCATGGAAGCGGTCAGGGTGGCGGCCGGGGCCAGGGTGAAGGTCATGGAAGCGGCCAGGGTGAAGGTCATGGAAGCGGCCAGGGTGGTGGCCGGGGCCAAGGTGGCGGCCGGGGCCAGGGTGAAGGTCATGGAAGCGGCCAGGGTGAAGGTCATGGAAGCGGTCAGGGTGGCGGCCGGGGCCAGGGTGAAG GTCATGGAAGCGGCCAGGGTGGTGGCCGGGGCCAAGGTGGCGGCCGGGGCCAGGGTGAAGGTCATGGAAGCGGTCAGGGTGGCGGCCGGGGCCAGGGTGAAGGTCATGGAAGCGGCCAGGGTGAAG GTCATGGAAGCGGCCAGGGTGGTGGCCGGGGCCAGGGTGAAGGCCATGGAAGCGGCCAGGGTGGTGGCCGGGGCCAGGGTGAAGGTCATGGAAGCGGCCAGGGTCAGGGTGGCGGCTGTGGTCCGGGTAGAGGCCAAGGCAGCAGCCAGGAAAGTGGTCAGGGAACTGGTTGGGGATGTGGTCAAGGTCAGAGTTGTGGTCAAGGAAATGTTATTTTGGCTTAA
- the LOC122146372 gene encoding glycine-rich protein DOT1-like isoform X28: MSARVYFLLIAVLLCLFGYLSISHAIQRQTTVKLGQCPLPEMIPPCAASCFRDGQCPATQKCCPTTSGFACSEPCGQGRGQSSCHGGGRGQGEGHGSGQGGGRGQGEGHGSGQGEGHGSGQGGGRGQGGGRGQGEGHGSGQGGGRGQGGGRGQGEGHGSGQGEGHGSGQGGGRGQGEGHGSGQGEGHGSGQGGGRGQGEGHGSGQGGGRGQGGGRGQGEGHGSGQGEGHGSGQGGGRGQGGGRGQGEGHGSGQGGGRGQGEGHGSGQGEGHGSGQGGGRGQGEGHGSGQGGGRGQGEGHGSGQGQGGGCGPGRGQGSSQESGQGTGWGCGQGQSCGQGNVILA, translated from the exons ATGAGTGCTCGAGTGTATTTCTTGTTGATTGCTGTTTTATTGTGTCTGTTTGGATACTTGAGCATAAGTCACGCTATTCAAAGACAAACCACAG TGAAGCTGGGTCAATGTCCCCTACCAGAGATGATTCCACCGTGTGCTGCAAGCTGTTTCCGTGATGGCCAGTGTCCTGCCACACAGAAATGTTGCCCAACCACCAGTGGCTTTGCATGCAGTGAACCATGTGGTCAGGGAAGAGGTCAGTCAAGTTGTCATGGAGGTGGTCGCGGCCAGGGTGAAGGTCATGGAAGCGGCCAGGGTGGCGGCCGGGGCCAGGGTGAAGGTCATGGAAGCGGCCAGGGTGAAGGTCATGGAAGCGGCCAGGGTGGTGGCCGGGGCCAAGGTGGCGGCCGGGGCCAGGGTGAAGGTCATGGAAGCGGCCAGGGTGGTGGCCGGGGCCAAGGTGGCGGCCGGGGCCAGGGTGAAGGTCATGGAAGCGGCCAGGGTGAAGGTCATGGAAGCGGTCAGGGTGGCGGCCGGGGCCAGGGTGAAGGTCATGGAAGCGGCCAGGGTGAAGGTCATGGAAGCGGCCAGGGTGGTGGCCGGGGCCAAG GTGAAGGTCATGGAAGCGGTCAGGGTGGCGGCCGGGGCCAGG GTGGCGGCCGGGGCCAGGGTGAAGGCCATGGAAGCGGCCAGGGTGAAGGTCATGGAAGCGGCCAGGGTGGTGGCCGGGGCCAAGGTGGCGGCCGGGGCCAGGGTGAAGGTCATGGAAGCGGTCAGGGTGGCGGCCGGGGCCAGGGTGAAGGTCATGGAAGCGGCCAGGGTGAAG GTCATGGAAGCGGCCAGGGTGGTGGCCGGGGCCAGGGTGAAGGCCATGGAAGCGGCCAGGGTGGTGGCCGGGGCCAGGGTGAAGGTCATGGAAGCGGCCAGGGTCAGGGTGGCGGCTGTGGTCCGGGTAGAGGCCAAGGCAGCAGCCAGGAAAGTGGTCAGGGAACTGGTTGGGGATGTGGTCAAGGTCAGAGTTGTGGTCAAGGAAATGTTATTTTGGCTTAA
- the LOC122146372 gene encoding glycine-rich protein DOT1-like isoform X5 produces the protein MSARVYFLLIAVLLCLFGYLSISHAIQRQTTVKLGQCPLPEMIPPCAASCFRDGQCPATQKCCPTTSGFACSEPCGQGRGQSSCHGGGRGQGEGHGSGQGGGRGQGEGHGSGQGEGHGSGQGGGRGQGGGRGQGEGHGSGQGGGRGQGGGRGQGEGHGSGQGEGHGSGQGGGRGQGEGHGSGQGEGHGSGQGEGHGSGQGEGHGSGQGGGRGQGEGHGSGQGGGRGQGGGRGQGEGHGSGQGEGHGSGQGGGRGQGGGRGQGEGHGSGQGGGRGQGEGHGSGQGEGHGSGQGGGRGQGEGHGSGQGGGRGQGEGHGSGQGQGGGCGPGRGQGSSQESGQGTGWGCGQGQSCGQGNVILA, from the exons ATGAGTGCTCGAGTGTATTTCTTGTTGATTGCTGTTTTATTGTGTCTGTTTGGATACTTGAGCATAAGTCACGCTATTCAAAGACAAACCACAG TGAAGCTGGGTCAATGTCCCCTACCAGAGATGATTCCACCGTGTGCTGCAAGCTGTTTCCGTGATGGCCAGTGTCCTGCCACACAGAAATGTTGCCCAACCACCAGTGGCTTTGCATGCAGTGAACCATGTGGTCAGGGAAGAGGTCAGTCAAGTTGTCATGGAGGTGGTCGCGGCCAGGGTGAAGGTCATGGAAGCGGCCAGGGTGGCGGCCGGGGCCAGGGTGAAGGTCATGGAAGCGGCCAGGGTGAAGGTCATGGAAGCGGCCAGGGTGGTGGCCGGGGCCAAGGTGGCGGCCGGGGCCAGGGTGAAGGTCATGGAAGCGGCCAGGGTGGTGGCCGGGGCCAAGGTGGCGGCCGGGGCCAGGGTGAAGGTCATGGAAGCGGCCAGGGTGAAGGTCATGGAAGCGGTCAGGGTGGCGGCCGGGGCCAGGGTGAAGGTCATGGAAGCGGCCAGGGTGAAGGTCATGGAAGCGGCCAGGGTG AAGGTCATGGAAGCGGCCAGGGTGAAGGTCATGGAAGCGGTCAGGGTGGCGGCCGGGGCCAGGGTGAAGGTCATGGAAGCGGTCAGGGTGGTGGCCGGGGCCAAGGTGGCGGCCGGGGCCAGGGTGAAGGCCATGGAAGCGGCCAGGGTGAAGGTCATGGAAGCGGCCAGGGTGGTGGCCGGGGCCAAGGTGGCGGCCGGGGCCAGGGTGAAGGTCATGGAAGCGGTCAGGGTGGCGGCCGGGGCCAGGGTGAAGGTCATGGAAGCGGCCAGGGTGAAG GTCATGGAAGCGGCCAGGGTGGTGGCCGGGGCCAGGGTGAAGGCCATGGAAGCGGCCAGGGTGGTGGCCGGGGCCAGGGTGAAGGTCATGGAAGCGGCCAGGGTCAGGGTGGCGGCTGTGGTCCGGGTAGAGGCCAAGGCAGCAGCCAGGAAAGTGGTCAGGGAACTGGTTGGGGATGTGGTCAAGGTCAGAGTTGTGGTCAAGGAAATGTTATTTTGGCTTAA
- the LOC122146372 gene encoding glycine-rich protein DOT1-like isoform X21: MSARVYFLLIAVLLCLFGYLSISHAIQRQTTVKLGQCPLPEMIPPCAASCFRDGQCPATQKCCPTTSGFACSEPCGQGRGQSSCHGGGRGQGEGHGSGQGGGRGQGEGHGSGQGEGHGSGQGGGRGQGGGRGQGEGHGSGQGGGRGQGGGRGQGEGHGSGQGEGHGSGQGGGRGQGEGHGSGQGEGHGSGQGEGHGSGQGEGHGSGQGGGRGQGEGHGSGQGGGRGQGEGHGSGQGGGRGQGGGRGQGEGHGSGQGGGRGQGEGHGSGQGEGHGSGQGGGRGQGEGHGSGQGGGRGQGEGHGSGQGQGGGCGPGRGQGSSQESGQGTGWGCGQGQSCGQGNVILA; encoded by the exons ATGAGTGCTCGAGTGTATTTCTTGTTGATTGCTGTTTTATTGTGTCTGTTTGGATACTTGAGCATAAGTCACGCTATTCAAAGACAAACCACAG TGAAGCTGGGTCAATGTCCCCTACCAGAGATGATTCCACCGTGTGCTGCAAGCTGTTTCCGTGATGGCCAGTGTCCTGCCACACAGAAATGTTGCCCAACCACCAGTGGCTTTGCATGCAGTGAACCATGTGGTCAGGGAAGAGGTCAGTCAAGTTGTCATGGAGGTGGTCGCGGCCAGGGTGAAGGTCATGGAAGCGGCCAGGGTGGCGGCCGGGGCCAGGGTGAAGGTCATGGAAGCGGCCAGGGTGAAGGTCATGGAAGCGGCCAGGGTGGTGGCCGGGGCCAAGGTGGCGGCCGGGGCCAGGGTGAAGGTCATGGAAGCGGCCAGGGTGGTGGCCGGGGCCAAGGTGGCGGCCGGGGCCAGGGTGAAGGTCATGGAAGCGGCCAGGGTGAAGGTCATGGAAGCGGTCAGGGTGGCGGCCGGGGCCAGGGTGAAGGTCATGGAAGCGGCCAGGGTGAAGGTCATGGAAGCGGCCAGGGTG AAGGTCATGGAAGCGGCCAGGGTGAAGGTCATGGAAGCGGTCAGGGTGGCGGCCGGGGCCAGGGTGAAGGTCATGGAAGCGGTCAGGGTGGTGGCCGGGGCCAAG GTGAAGGTCATGGAAGCGGCCAGGGTGGTGGCCGGGGCCAAGGTGGCGGCCGGGGCCAGGGTGAAGGTCATGGAAGCGGTCAGGGTGGCGGCCGGGGCCAGGGTGAAGGTCATGGAAGCGGCCAGGGTGAAG GTCATGGAAGCGGCCAGGGTGGTGGCCGGGGCCAGGGTGAAGGCCATGGAAGCGGCCAGGGTGGTGGCCGGGGCCAGGGTGAAGGTCATGGAAGCGGCCAGGGTCAGGGTGGCGGCTGTGGTCCGGGTAGAGGCCAAGGCAGCAGCCAGGAAAGTGGTCAGGGAACTGGTTGGGGATGTGGTCAAGGTCAGAGTTGTGGTCAAGGAAATGTTATTTTGGCTTAA
- the LOC122146372 gene encoding glycine-rich protein DOT1-like isoform X44: MSARVYFLLIAVLLCLFGYLSISHAIQRQTTVKLGQCPLPEMIPPCAASCFRDGQCPATQKCCPTTSGFACSEPCGQGRGQSSCHGGGRGQGEGHGSGQGGGRGQGEGHGSGQGEGHGSGQGGGRGQGGGRGQGEGHGSGQGGGRGQGGGRGQGEGHGSGQGEGHGSGQGGGRGQGEGHGSGQGEGHGSGQGGGRGQGEGHGSGQGEGHGSGQGGGRGQGGGRGQGEGHGSGQGGGRGQGEGHGSGQGEGHGSGQGGGRGQGEGHGSGQGGGRGQGEGHGSGQGQGGGCGPGRGQGSSQESGQGTGWGCGQGQSCGQGNVILA; the protein is encoded by the exons ATGAGTGCTCGAGTGTATTTCTTGTTGATTGCTGTTTTATTGTGTCTGTTTGGATACTTGAGCATAAGTCACGCTATTCAAAGACAAACCACAG TGAAGCTGGGTCAATGTCCCCTACCAGAGATGATTCCACCGTGTGCTGCAAGCTGTTTCCGTGATGGCCAGTGTCCTGCCACACAGAAATGTTGCCCAACCACCAGTGGCTTTGCATGCAGTGAACCATGTGGTCAGGGAAGAGGTCAGTCAAGTTGTCATGGAGGTGGTCGCGGCCAGGGTGAAGGTCATGGAAGCGGCCAGGGTGGCGGCCGGGGCCAGGGTGAAGGTCATGGAAGCGGCCAGGGTGAAGGTCATGGAAGCGGCCAGGGTGGTGGCCGGGGCCAAGGTGGCGGCCGGGGCCAGGGTGAAGGTCATGGAAGCGGCCAGGGTGGTGGCCGGGGCCAAGGTGGCGGCCGGGGCCAGGGTGAAGGTCATGGAAGCGGCCAGGGTGAAGGTCATGGAAGCGGTCAGGGTGGCGGCCGGGGCCAGGGTGAAGGTCATGGAAGCGGCCAGGGTGAAGGTCATGGAAGCGGCCAGG GTGGCGGCCGGGGCCAGGGTGAAGGCCATGGAAGCGGCCAGGGTGAAGGTCATGGAAGCGGCCAGGGTGGTGGCCGGGGCCAAGGTGGCGGCCGGGGCCAGGGTGAAGGTCATGGAAGCGGTCAGGGTGGCGGCCGGGGCCAGGGTGAAGGTCATGGAAGCGGCCAGGGTGAAG GTCATGGAAGCGGCCAGGGTGGTGGCCGGGGCCAGGGTGAAGGCCATGGAAGCGGCCAGGGTGGTGGCCGGGGCCAGGGTGAAGGTCATGGAAGCGGCCAGGGTCAGGGTGGCGGCTGTGGTCCGGGTAGAGGCCAAGGCAGCAGCCAGGAAAGTGGTCAGGGAACTGGTTGGGGATGTGGTCAAGGTCAGAGTTGTGGTCAAGGAAATGTTATTTTGGCTTAA
- the LOC122146372 gene encoding glycine-rich protein DOT1-like isoform X18 — protein sequence MSARVYFLLIAVLLCLFGYLSISHAIQRQTTVKLGQCPLPEMIPPCAASCFRDGQCPATQKCCPTTSGFACSEPCGQGRGQSSCHGGGRGQGEGHGSGQGGGRGQGEGHGSGQGEGHGSGQGGGRGQGGGRGQGEGHGSGQGGGRGQGGGRGQGEGHGSGQGEGHGSGQGGGRGQGEGHGSGQGEGHGSGQGEGHGSGQGGGRGQGEGHGSGQGGGRGQGGGRGQGEGHGSGQGEGHGSGQGGGRGQGGGRGQGEGHGSGQGGGRGQGEGHGSGQGEGHGSGQGGGRGQGEGHGSGQGGGRGQGEGHGSGQGQGGGCGPGRGQGSSQESGQGTGWGCGQGQSCGQGNVILA from the exons ATGAGTGCTCGAGTGTATTTCTTGTTGATTGCTGTTTTATTGTGTCTGTTTGGATACTTGAGCATAAGTCACGCTATTCAAAGACAAACCACAG TGAAGCTGGGTCAATGTCCCCTACCAGAGATGATTCCACCGTGTGCTGCAAGCTGTTTCCGTGATGGCCAGTGTCCTGCCACACAGAAATGTTGCCCAACCACCAGTGGCTTTGCATGCAGTGAACCATGTGGTCAGGGAAGAGGTCAGTCAAGTTGTCATGGAGGTGGTCGCGGCCAGGGTGAAGGTCATGGAAGCGGCCAGGGTGGCGGCCGGGGCCAGGGTGAAGGTCATGGAAGCGGCCAGGGTGAAGGTCATGGAAGCGGCCAGGGTGGTGGCCGGGGCCAAGGTGGCGGCCGGGGCCAGGGTGAAGGTCATGGAAGCGGCCAGGGTGGTGGCCGGGGCCAAGGTGGCGGCCGGGGCCAGGGTGAAGGTCATGGAAGCGGCCAGGGTGAAGGTCATGGAAGCGGTCAGGGTGGCGGCCGGGGCCAGGGTGAAGGTCATGGAAGCGGCCAGGGTGAAG GTCATGGAAGCGGCCAGGGTGAAGGTCATGGAAGCGGTCAGGGTGGCGGCCGGGGCCAGGGTGAAGGTCATGGAAGCGGTCAGGGTGGTGGCCGGGGCCAAGGTGGCGGCCGGGGCCAGGGTGAAGGCCATGGAAGCGGCCAGGGTGAAGGTCATGGAAGCGGCCAGGGTGGTGGCCGGGGCCAAGGTGGCGGCCGGGGCCAGGGTGAAGGTCATGGAAGCGGTCAGGGTGGCGGCCGGGGCCAGGGTGAAGGTCATGGAAGCGGCCAGGGTGAAG GTCATGGAAGCGGCCAGGGTGGTGGCCGGGGCCAGGGTGAAGGCCATGGAAGCGGCCAGGGTGGTGGCCGGGGCCAGGGTGAAGGTCATGGAAGCGGCCAGGGTCAGGGTGGCGGCTGTGGTCCGGGTAGAGGCCAAGGCAGCAGCCAGGAAAGTGGTCAGGGAACTGGTTGGGGATGTGGTCAAGGTCAGAGTTGTGGTCAAGGAAATGTTATTTTGGCTTAA
- the LOC122146372 gene encoding glycine-rich protein DOT1-like isoform X12: MSARVYFLLIAVLLCLFGYLSISHAIQRQTTVKLGQCPLPEMIPPCAASCFRDGQCPATQKCCPTTSGFACSEPCGQGRGQSSCHGGGRGQGEGHGSGQGGGRGQGEGHGSGQGEGHGSGQGGGRGQGGGRGQGEGHGSGQGGGRGQGGGRGQGEGHGSGQGEGHGSGQGGGRGQGEGHGSGQGGGRGQGEGHGSGQGEGHGSGQGGGRGQGEGHGSGQGGGRGQGGGRGQGEGHGSGQGEGHGSGQGGGRGQGGGRGQGEGHGSGQGGGRGQGEGHGSGQGEGHGSGQGGGRGQGEGHGSGQGGGRGQGEGHGSGQGQGGGCGPGRGQGSSQESGQGTGWGCGQGQSCGQGNVILA; encoded by the exons ATGAGTGCTCGAGTGTATTTCTTGTTGATTGCTGTTTTATTGTGTCTGTTTGGATACTTGAGCATAAGTCACGCTATTCAAAGACAAACCACAG TGAAGCTGGGTCAATGTCCCCTACCAGAGATGATTCCACCGTGTGCTGCAAGCTGTTTCCGTGATGGCCAGTGTCCTGCCACACAGAAATGTTGCCCAACCACCAGTGGCTTTGCATGCAGTGAACCATGTGGTCAGGGAAGAGGTCAGTCAAGTTGTCATGGAGGTGGTCGCGGCCAGGGTGAAGGTCATGGAAGCGGCCAGGGTGGCGGCCGGGGCCAGGGTGAAGGTCATGGAAGCGGCCAGGGTGAAGGTCATGGAAGCGGCCAGGGTGGTGGCCGGGGCCAAGGTGGCGGCCGGGGCCAGGGTGAAGGTCATGGAAGCGGCCAGGGTGGTGGCCGGGGCCAAGGTGGCGGCCGGGGCCAGGGTGAAGGTCATGGAAGCGGCCAGGGTGAAGGTCATGGAAGCGGTCAGGGTGGCGGCCGGGGCCAGGGTGAAGGTCATGGAAGCGGCCAGG GTGGCGGCCGGGGCCAGGGTGAAGGTCATGGAAGCGGCCAGGGTGAAGGTCATGGAAGCGGTCAGGGTGGCGGCCGGGGCCAGGGTGAAGGTCATGGAAGCGGTCAGGGTGGTGGCCGGGGCCAAGGTGGCGGCCGGGGCCAGGGTGAAGGCCATGGAAGCGGCCAGGGTGAAGGTCATGGAAGCGGCCAGGGTGGTGGCCGGGGCCAAGGTGGCGGCCGGGGCCAGGGTGAAGGTCATGGAAGCGGTCAGGGTGGCGGCCGGGGCCAGGGTGAAGGTCATGGAAGCGGCCAGGGTGAAG GTCATGGAAGCGGCCAGGGTGGTGGCCGGGGCCAGGGTGAAGGCCATGGAAGCGGCCAGGGTGGTGGCCGGGGCCAGGGTGAAGGTCATGGAAGCGGCCAGGGTCAGGGTGGCGGCTGTGGTCCGGGTAGAGGCCAAGGCAGCAGCCAGGAAAGTGGTCAGGGAACTGGTTGGGGATGTGGTCAAGGTCAGAGTTGTGGTCAAGGAAATGTTATTTTGGCTTAA
- the LOC122146372 gene encoding glycine-rich cell wall structural protein 1.0-like isoform X37 — MSARVYFLLIAVLLCLFGYLSISHAIQRQTTVKLGQCPLPEMIPPCAASCFRDGQCPATQKCCPTTSGFACSEPCGQGRGQSSCHGGGRGQGEGHGSGQGGGRGQGEGHGSGQGEGHGSGQGGGRGQGGGRGQGEGHGSGQGGGRGQGGGRGQGEGHGSGQGEGHGSGQGGGRGQGEGHGSGQGGGRGQGEGHGSGQGGGRGQGGGRGQGEGHGSGQGEGHGSGQGGGRGQGGGRGQGEGHGSGQGGGRGQGEGHGSGQGEGHGSGQGGGRGQGEGHGSGQGGGRGQGEGHGSGQGQGGGCGPGRGQGSSQESGQGTGWGCGQGQSCGQGNVILA; from the exons ATGAGTGCTCGAGTGTATTTCTTGTTGATTGCTGTTTTATTGTGTCTGTTTGGATACTTGAGCATAAGTCACGCTATTCAAAGACAAACCACAG TGAAGCTGGGTCAATGTCCCCTACCAGAGATGATTCCACCGTGTGCTGCAAGCTGTTTCCGTGATGGCCAGTGTCCTGCCACACAGAAATGTTGCCCAACCACCAGTGGCTTTGCATGCAGTGAACCATGTGGTCAGGGAAGAGGTCAGTCAAGTTGTCATGGAGGTGGTCGCGGCCAGGGTGAAGGTCATGGAAGCGGCCAGGGTGGCGGCCGGGGCCAGGGTGAAGGTCATGGAAGCGGCCAGGGTGAAGGTCATGGAAGCGGCCAGGGTGGTGGCCGGGGCCAAGGTGGCGGCCGGGGCCAGGGTGAAGGTCATGGAAGCGGCCAGGGTGGTGGCCGGGGCCAAGGTGGCGGCCGGGGCCAGGGTGAAGGTCATGGAAGCGGCCAGGGTGAAGGTCATGGAAGCGGTCAGGGTGGCGGCCGGGGCCAGGGTGAAG GTCATGGAAGCGGTCAGGGTGGCGGCCGGGGCCAGGGTGAAGGTCATGGAAGCGGTCAGGGTGGTGGCCGGGGCCAAGGTGGCGGCCGGGGCCAGGGTGAAGGCCATGGAAGCGGCCAGGGTGAAGGTCATGGAAGCGGCCAGGGTGGTGGCCGGGGCCAAGGTGGCGGCCGGGGCCAGGGTGAAGGTCATGGAAGCGGTCAGGGTGGCGGCCGGGGCCAGGGTGAAGGTCATGGAAGCGGCCAGGGTGAAG GTCATGGAAGCGGCCAGGGTGGTGGCCGGGGCCAGGGTGAAGGCCATGGAAGCGGCCAGGGTGGTGGCCGGGGCCAGGGTGAAGGTCATGGAAGCGGCCAGGGTCAGGGTGGCGGCTGTGGTCCGGGTAGAGGCCAAGGCAGCAGCCAGGAAAGTGGTCAGGGAACTGGTTGGGGATGTGGTCAAGGTCAGAGTTGTGGTCAAGGAAATGTTATTTTGGCTTAA